CTCCGCTGCTTCTCGTCGGCGCAGTGACCGGGTTCCTCGCGACCGGAGGTGCGAGCCTGTACGAGCAGATCTACGGCGGGTACACGGCCCTCCCGGTCGTGATCTTTCGGTGGGCGAGTCTCCCCAGCCAAGACTTCAGAGCCCTGACGTCTGCGGCGATCATCGTGCTCCTTGCACTCACCTTGACCGCGAACGCGGTGGCGATAATCCTTAGGAATCGTTACGAGAGGAAGTGGTAACGCGATGGACGCCGGTACCCTCACAGACCACCGAGAGGCATTGCATGGGAGACCTCACATCGAGCTAGACGTTCAACAGCAGTCGCAGCGACAGTGGCCATCGCGCGACGTCGTCTTCTCGATCCGCGGGCTGTCGGTCTACTACGGCGGCTTCAAAGCCGTGCGGGACGTATCCCTCGACATCTTCAAGAACCAGATCACGGCGTTGATCGGTCCCTCGGGCTGTGGGAAGACGACGATGATCCGCTGCCTCAACCGGATGAACGATCTCATCGAGAACGCTCGTATAGATGGACAGGTCCTCTACCACGGTGTCGACCTCTACGACAAAAGAGTCGACGCCGTAGAGGTTCGTCGCCGCATCGGGATGGTCTTCCAGAAGCCGAACCCCTTCCCGAAGTCGATCTACGACAACATCGCCTTCGGTCCGAAGATCGCGGGCTTCAAGGGCGACATGGCCGAGTTGGTCGAGCGGTCGCTCC
The sequence above is drawn from the Actinomycetota bacterium genome and encodes:
- the pstB gene encoding phosphate ABC transporter ATP-binding protein PstB; the encoded protein is MDAGTLTDHREALHGRPHIELDVQQQSQRQWPSRDVVFSIRGLSVYYGGFKAVRDVSLDIFKNQITALIGPSGCGKTTMIRCLNRMNDLIENARIDGQVLYHGVDLYDKRVDAVEVRRRIGMVFQKPNPFPKSIYDNIAFGPKIAGFKGDMAELVERSLQRAALWDEVKDRLKESAWSLSGGQQQRLCIARCIAVQPDVILMDEPCSALDPIATGRVEDLMQDLKSDYSIVIVTHNMQQAARVSEMTAFFTAEVQEDQDRRTGLLVEYDRTEQIFTNPSDQRTENYVTGRFG